The window GTACTTATTTGCCCCTGAGACGAACTCCGTGATCCCGACACTTGCCTCCTCGGGAGTGAAGTGCTCGGCCTGGGTCGTTATGTTCATGAACTTGTCCCTGTTCTCGATGATGGTCTTCACCAGGTTGTAGGATAGGGTCTCGTCCATGTCGTCCCTCACCACCAGGTAGTTTCCGTCCGCTATCGTCCTAATGTCCTCCTTGATGCTCTCGTACACGCCCGTCTTGATCGTGTACGGGATGAGGAACGGGTTGACCTCGATGATCTTGTTGACGAGGTCCTCCTCCAGCGGAATCATGACCACTTCACGCTGCGCCGCCACCTCGAGCACCGCGGAGCCGGGAGCGGCAAAGTTCCAGAACACCGCGTCCACGTTTCCGTCCTTCAGCGCCATGACGCCCTCCGGCTGAGTGAGCTGCTGCTTTGTGAAGTCCTTTTCCGGGTCGATCCCGGCGGCCGCCAGGATCAGGTTGGTGAGGATCTGGTCGCCGCCTCCCGGCGCTCCGACC of the Synergistaceae bacterium genome contains:
- a CDS encoding TAXI family TRAP transporter solute-binding subunit: MVFASAGLADTFITIGSGGVGGTYYPLGGAMAEVLTNAGIGVRATSRSTSASRENCRLVASGRAHIGMSMASTLYQAITGTEAFEPDGKLPLQILMSMYPAPHHLVTVKGSGITKLEDIKGKRVSVGAPGGGDQILTNLILAAAGIDPEKDFTKQQLTQPEGVMALKDGNVDAVFWNFAAPGSAVLEVAAQREVVMIPLEEDLVNKIIEVNPFLIPYTIKTGVYESIKEDIRTIADGNYLVVRDDMDETLSYNLVKTIIENRDKFMNITTQAEHFTPEEASVGITEFVSGANKYFIEQGIDMK